The following proteins come from a genomic window of Populus alba chromosome 12, ASM523922v2, whole genome shotgun sequence:
- the LOC118060663 gene encoding protein PHLOEM PROTEIN 2-LIKE A9-like, protein MSEAADPGEVEYDEHTGRWRFKPRGLHITWSSNPDYWTMPEKGTDDPAGLLKVVWLEIEGSTPKPLSKGERYALSFKISMAEDRSGWKEAPAFMMAKVGKKGIAKWARINLEDVQVDGVKEVPLGKFQFEVPENAQDTTLYFGFYELWSGGWKGGLRIHEAVVEKMPDLPP, encoded by the exons ATGTCAGAGGCAGCTGATCCTGGAGAAGTGGAATATGACGAG CATACGGGTAGGTGGAGGTTTAAGCCAAGGGGATTGCACATCACTTGGAGTAGCAACCCAGATTATTGGACGATGCCTGAGAAAGG GACGGATGACCCTGCAGGGTTGCTAAAGGTAGTCTGGCTTGAAATAGAGGGCTCAACCCCAAAACCCCTATCGAAAGGGGAGAGGTATGCACTGAGCTTCAAAATATCTATGGCAGAAGACAGATCTGGTTGGAAAGAAGCTCCTGCTTTCATGATGGCTAAGGTAGGGAAGaaaggaatcgccaaatgggcAAGAATCAACCTGGAAGATGTGCAGGTAGATGGCGTAAAGGAAGTTCCTTTAGGCAAGTTTCAGTTTGAAGTTCCAGAAAATGCTCAAGATACCACACTCTACTTCGGATTCTATGAATTGTGGTCGGGAGGATGGAAGGGAGGTTTACGAATTCACGAGGCTGTAGTTGAAAAAATGCCAGATTTACCACCCTAG
- the LOC118060588 gene encoding probable polygalacturonase At3g15720: MASFCSSRLISEATGRRFNVLDYGADGNGKIDATPAFQKAWGDFCQASEEMPTLEVPAGKTFLLKSVSFSGPCMSKNPHVLIEGTIVAPNSFDSWDGDDYEKWIGFTAVVGLIVDGGGRFDGRGEAWWKACSDNDSACSKRRQALHFNKCNGLRLSNLHHVNSQKGHISINACDDVEVSNLQILAPDESPNTDGIDISQSNHVNIHDSFIGTGDDCIAINGFSTSINVTGVKCGPGHGISIGSLGKDGAYETVEEVHVKSCAFKGTQNGVRIKTWESGSGYVRKITFEDITFVNSQNPIIIDQQYNPNGNRGGSGIKISDVTYRNVHGSSADEVAIALLCAGKAACTNIVMDNVKITSSNPGKQIRASCNNAMGTAISASPTVPCLSS, translated from the exons ATGGCTTCCTTTTGCTCAAGCCGTCTAATATCTGAGGCTACTGGAAGGAGGTTTAATGTGCTCGACTATGGTGCTGATGGAAATGGCAAGATCGATGCTACACCG GCTTTCCAAAAAGCATGGGGTGATTTCTGTCAAGCAAGTGAAGAAATGCCAACCCTTGAAGTACCAGCAGGGAAGACGTTCTTGTTGAAGTCTGTCTCATTCAGTGGCCCTTGCATGTCCAAGAACCCTCATGTTTTG ATCGAAGGTACAATTGTTGCACCAAACAGCTTTGATTCATGGGATGGTGATGATTATGAAAAATGGATTGGATTCACAGCCGTTGTTGGTCTCATTGTTGATGGAGGGGGGAGATTTGATGGACGAGGAGAAGCTTGGTGGAAAGCTTGCAGT GATAATGATAGTGCCTGCTCGAAACGTCGCCAG GCTCTCCATTTCAACAAATGCAATGGTCTCCGACTAAGTAACTTGCACCATGTCAACAGCCAAAAAGGTCACATTAGCATAAATGCATGCGATGATGTCGAAGTCTCCAATCTTCAAATCCTTGCACCGGATGAGAGCCCAAATACTGATGGGATTGATATCTCTCAGTCAAACCATGTCAACATCCACGACTCTTTTATAGGAACCG GTGATGACTGTATTGCCATCAATGGTTTTTCCACTTCCATTAATGTTACTGGTGTCAAATGCGGACCAGGCCATGGTATAAG TATTGGAAGTCTAGGAAAGGATGGAGCCTATGAAACAGTAGAAGAGGTCCATGTTAAAAGCTGTGCCTTCAAAGGAACTCAGAATGGTGTACGAATCAAGACATGGGAG AGCGGATCAGGATATGTCAGGAAGATCACATTTGAGGATATCACATTTGTAAATTCCCAAAACCCTATTATTATTGACCAACAGTACAATCCTAATGGAAACAGGGGTGGTTCAGGAATAAAAATCAGTGATGTTACATACCGCAATGTGCATGGATCTTCAGCTGATGAGGTAGCAATCGCTTTGCTTTGTGCTGGCAAAGCGGCTTGCACCAACATTGTAATGGACAACGTTAAAATTACCTCCTCCAATCCCGGAAAACAAATACGCGCCTCTTGCAATAACGCCATGGGAACTGCCATCTCTGCCTCTCCAACTGTGCCCTGCCTATCAAGTTGA
- the LOC118060666 gene encoding uncharacterized protein C12B10.15c codes for MGLDGNSKAGITGTINQKKSETEVPNLTGKVHLLPCCIKYDGPSVVSHYFKPKPTCVEVEEMKVEEAHFRGRKLQGATLPIPDGYSGFVIGKKSPGKRKASDMSEQNSNTWEITAKFENITYWNHDSLPSKVDAFVRSLHWLSVAEALHKPAAAEDLASASIALEKK; via the exons ATGGGTTTGGATGGAAATTCAAAAGCAGGAATAACAGGAactataaatcaaaagaaatcagAGACAGAAGTCCCAAATTTAACAGGCAAAGTCCACTTACTACCTTGCTGCATCAAATATGATGGCCCTTCTGTTGTTTCTCACTACTTCAAACCCAAACCCACCT GTGTAGAAGTGGAAGAGATGAAAGTTGAGGAAGCTCATTTTAGAGGCAGGAAGTTACAGGGTGCCACACTTCCTATTCCAGATGGGTATTCTG GCTTTGTCATAGGAAAGAAGAGTCCTGGCAAGAGAAAAGCTTCTGACATGTCTGAACAAAACTCAAACACTTGGGAGATAACTGCAAAATTTGAGAACATAACATATTGGAATCACGACAGCCTGCCTTCAAAAGTTGATGCTTTTGTGCGTTCCCTCCATTGGTTATCTGTGGCAGAAGCA CTGCACAAGCCAGCAGCAGCTGAAGATTTGGCTTCTGCATCTATTGCTCTGGAGAAGAAGTGA
- the LOC118060667 gene encoding vesicle-associated membrane protein 722, whose translation MTQKPLIYAFASRGTVILAEYTEFSGNFNSIAFQCLQKLPATNNKFTYNCDGHTFNYLVDNGFTYCVVADESAGRQVPMAFLERVKDDFVSKYGGGKAATAQANGLNKEFGPKLKEHMKYCADHPEEISKLAKVKAQVSEVKGVMMENIEKVLDRGEKIELLVDKTENLHSQAQDFRSQGTQIRRKMWLQNMKVKLIVLGILIALILIIVLSVCKGFNCGK comes from the exons atgacccAGAAACCACTGATCTACGCGTTTGCTTCACGAGGAACTGTGATTCTTGCTGAGTACACTGAATTCAGCGGGAATTTCAATTCCATAGCGTTTCAATGTCTCCAGAAACTACCTGCTACTAACAACAAGTTTACTTACAACTGCGATGGTCATACTTTCAATTACCTCGTCGACAATGGGTTCA CATATTGTGTTGTTGCGGATGAATCGGCTGGAAGACAAGTGCCTATGGCATTTCTGGAACGTGTCAAGGATGATTTCGTGTCAAAGTATGGCGGTGGAAAGGCTGCCACAGCCCAGGCCAACGGTCTTAACAAGGAATTTGG GCCAAAATTGAAGGAACATATGAAGTATTGTGCTGATCATCCTGAAGAGATAAGCAAGCTTGCGAAAGTGAAAGCTCAGGTTTCAGAAGTTAAAGGTGTCATGATGGAGAACATTGAGAAG GTTCTGGATAGGGGAGAGAAAATAGAACTTCTCGTGGACAAGACCGAGAACCTTCATTCACAG GCACAAGACTTTCGCAGTCAAGGAACACAAATCCGGAGAAAAATGTGGCTGCAGAACATGAAGGTTAAGCTGATTGTATTGGGAATACTGATTGCCTTGATCCTCATCATAGTCCTCTCTGTTTGCAAAGGCTTTAATTGTGGAAAATGA
- the LOC118060562 gene encoding exocyst complex component EXO84C produces MESSEEDDDFPFIESITPQSKIDSLYQSHTEKGIRKVCCELIDLKDAVENLCGNMETKYLAFLRMSEEVVEMEHELIELRKHISAQRILVQDLMTGVCRELEEYNSANGDIGDSQQDLQVDELQSSLPSDTDIRKEIFLENIDVLLAEHKVEEAIEALEAEEKYCPELKGPGDTSSMEASYRSVFLKRKSMLEDQLIGITEQPLVGILELKKALSALIKLGKGPLAHQLLLKSYGSRLQKSIEVFLPSCSVYPKTFPATLSRLMFSIISVTTKESGSIFGDNPVYTNRLVQWAEWEIEYFVRLVKNNAPSSETVFALGAASNCVQASLTYCSMLESQGLKLSKLLLVLLRPYIEEVLEFNFRRARREALDVAEMDESSLLSPHSMSPLSAFVTSSDSVLVDSGMKFMDIVEDILAQLTPMAVLHFGANVLTRISQLFDKYMDMLFKSLPGPSDDDNLTELKEVIQFRAETDSEQLALLGLAFTILDELLPLAVMKVWSLKNESKELESESTVPNASITAELKEWKRNLQHSFDKLRDHFCRQYVLTFIYSREGKTRLNALIYLSGEGEDLYWGSDPLPSLPFQALFAKLQQLAIVAGDVLLGREKIQKNLLARLTETVVMWLSEEQEFWDVFEDESVPLRPLGLQQLILDMHFTVEIACFAGYPSRHVQQIASAIITRAIRTFSARGIDPQSALPEDEWFVETAKTAINKLLLGTSGSDASEIDEDHVILHDEMVSDSDETASSLSSTESFESFASASMGELDSPVYFTGSEG; encoded by the exons ATGGAGAGCAGTGAAGAAGACGATGATTTCCCTTTTATAGAAAGCATTACTCCTCAGTCCAAGATCGACTCTTTGTATCAATCTCACACTGAgaag GGAATCAGAAAAGTTTGTTGTGAACTCATTGATTTGAAGGATGCAGTGGAAAATCTATGTGGCAATATGGAAACAAAGTACTTGGCTTTCTTGAG AATGTCTGAAGAAGTAGTGGAAATGGAGCATGAGTTGATTGAGTTGAGAAAGCATATTTCTGCACAACGGATTCTTGTGCAGGATTTGATGACTGGGGTTTGCCGTGAACTGGAAGAGTACAACTCTGCTAATGGTGACATTGGTGATTCTCAGCAAGACCTTCAAGTTGATGAACTTCAAAGTTCCTTGCCAAGTGACACAGATATTCGGAAAGAAATATTCTTGGAGAATATTGATGTTCTCTTGGCTGAACATAAAGTGGAAGAAGCAATCGAAGCTTTGGAAGCTGAAGAGAAATACTGTCCGGAGCTGAAAGGTCCTGGAGATACCTCATCCATGGAAGCATCATATAGATCAGTGTTTTTGAAGAGAAAGTCAATGCTTGAGGATCAACTAATTGGGATTACTGAACAGCCTTTGGTTGGCATTCTGGAACTAAAGAAAGCTTTATCTGCATTGATCAAGCTTGGGAAAGGTCCCTTGGCACATCAACTACTGCTAAAATCATATGGGTCCCGCCTCCAAAAGAGTATTGAGGTTTTCCTTCCTTCATGTTCTGTGTATCCCAAAACATTTCCTGCTACACTATCCAGGCTtatgttttcaataatttcGGTGACAACCAAAGAATCTGGTTCAATATTCGGTGATAATCCTGTATATACCAATAGGCTCGTTCAGTGGGCAGAGTGGGAAATCGAATACTTTGTACGGTTGGTTAAGAATAATGCACCCTCCTCTGAGACAGTTTTTGCTTTGGGTGCAGCTAGCAATTGTGTTCAGGCTAGTCTTACATACTGCTCAATGCTGGAATCACAAGGTCTGAAACTGTCAAAGTTGCTTTTGGTCCTATTACGACCATACATTGAAGAAGTGTTAGAGTTTAATTTTAGACGGGCCAGAAGGGAAGCTCTGGATGTGGCAGAAATGGACGAGAGCTCACTTTTGTCACCTCATTCTATGTCTCCATTATCTGCATTTGTAACTTCATCAGACAGTGTGCTTGTTGATAGTGGAATGAAATTCATGGACATCGTTGAG gATATATTGGCACAGCTTACGCCCATGGCTGTCTTGCATTTTGGAGCAAATGTATTGACAAGAATTTCACAGTTGTTTGATAAATACATGGATATGCTATTTAAGTCCCTACCAGGCCCCTCTGATGATGACAATCTCACAGAGCTGAAGGAGGTTATACAATTCAGAGCTGAAACTGATTCGGAGCAGCTTGCACTTTTGGGATTAGCATTTACTATTCTGGATGAGCTTCTACCACTTGCTGTAATGAAAGTTTGGAGTCTAAAAAATGAAAGCAAGGAGTTGGAAAGTGAAAGTACTGTGCCTAATGCAAGCATTACTGCAGAACTGAAGGAATGGAAGCGCAACCTTCAGCATTCTTTTGACAAGCTTAGAGATCACTTCTGTCGGCAATATGTTTTGACCTTCATCTATTctagagaaggaaaaacaagatTAAACGCACTAATTTATTTAAGTGGGGAAGGGGAGGATTTGTACTGGGGCTCTGATCCTCTTCCATCATTGCCATTTCAG GCCTTATTTGCAAAGCTTCAGCAATTAGCAATTGTGGCTGGAGACGTGTTGCTTGGGAGAgagaaaatacagaaaaatttGCTTGCTAGGCTAACAGAGACTGTTGTGATGTGGCTGTCTGAGGAGCAGGAATTCTGGGATGTATTCGAGGATGAATCAGTTCCACTCAGACCACTTGGCTTGCAGCAG tTAATACTTGACatgcatttcactgttgaaaTTGCTTGTTTTGCCGGTTACCCATCTCGGCATGTGCAACAGATTGCATCAGCTATAATTACTCGAGCAATCAGGACCTTCTCAGCTAGAGGCATAGATCCACAAAG TGCACTTCCTGAGGATGAATGGTTCGTTGAAACTGCAAAGACAGCCATCAATAAACTTCTGTTAGGAACATCTGGTTCAGACGCATCTGAGATTGACGAGGACCATGTTATCCTACATGATGAAATGGTCTCAGACTCTGATGAGACTGCTTCTTCCCTTTCATCAACAGAATCATTTGAATCGTTTGCTTCTGCAAGCATGGGTGAACTAGATAGTCCTGTTTATTTCACTGGTTCTGAGGGCTGA
- the LOC118060707 gene encoding peptidyl-prolyl cis-trans isomerase FKBP17-1, chloroplastic: MIMYSPNMTMYYPTMLPQKMDKVLVLLNCFPSLHVPHHLPSSPPISSTSTSPPSPTRRALSLSIISLSTALFSIPVFSCPAASSATSITDFLDLPNSGGVKALDLRIGSGPVPDEGDQVAIHYYGRLAAKQGWRFDSTYDHKDSAGEPVPFVFTLGSGKVIAGIETAVRSMKVGGVRRVIIPPSQGYQNTTQEPIPPNIFDRQRLFTTIFNPTRLANGEGSTLGTLIFDIELVSLRNQ, from the exons ATGATCATGTATTCCCCCAACATGACCATGTACTATCCGACCATGCTTCCCCAAAAAATGGATAAGGTTTTGGTTTTGCTGAACTGCTTCCCATCCCTTCACGTACCCCACCACCTCCCCTCATCACCTCCGATCTCTTCAACTTCTACATCGCCTCCTTCACCAACAAGAAGGGCTCTCTCATTGTCTATCATCTCCTTATCCACAGCACTGTTTTCAATACCTGTCTTCTCATGTCCTGCTGCTTCTTCTGCTACTTCAATTACTGACTTCTTGGACCTCCCAAATTCTGGTGGTGTCAAGGCCTTGGACCTTCGCATTGGTTCCGGTCCAGTCCCCGATGAGGGAGACCAG GTTGCAATACATTACTATGGAAGGTTGGCAGCAAAACAAGGGTGGAGGTTTGATTCAACGTATGACCACAAAGACAGTGCTGGTGAACctgttccttttgttttcacaCTTGGTTCTGGGAAG GTCATTGCTGGCATTGAAACAGCCGTGAGATCAATGAAAGTTGGTGGGGTTCGTAGAGTCATCATTCCACCTTCACAGGGTTACCAGAATACCACTCAAGAACCTATACCTCccaat ATCTTCGACAGGCAGAGGCTGTTTACTACCATTTTCAATCCAACACGTCTTGCCAATGGAGAAGGCTCAACATTGGGAACTCTTATATTCGACATTGAGCTTGTCAGCCTGAGGAATCAGTGA
- the LOC118060664 gene encoding protein PHLOEM PROTEIN 2-LIKE A9 produces MSEAADPGEVKYDEDTGRWRFKPRGLHITWSSNPGYWKMPEKGTDDPAELKMVCWLEIEGSTPKPLSKGERYALSFKISMAEEPFGWKEAPAFMMAKVGKKGIAKWARINLADVHGDDEKEVPFGKLRFEVSKNAEDTTLHFGFYELWSGGWKGGLRIHEAVVEKMPD; encoded by the exons ATGTCAGAGGCAGCTGATCCTGGAGAAGTGAAATATGACGAG GATACGGGTAGGTGGAGGTTTAAGCCAAGGGGATTGCACATCACTTGGAGTAGCAACCCAGGTTATTGGAAGATGCCTGAGAAAGG GACGGATGACCCTGCAGAGTTGAAAATGGTATGCTGGCTTGAAATAGAGGGCTCAACCCCAAAACCCCTATCGAAAGGGGAGAGGTATGCACTGAGCTTCAAAATATCTATGGCAGAAGAACCATTTGGTTGGAAAGAAGCTCCTGCTTTCATGATGGCTAAGGTAGGGAAGaaaggaatcgccaaatgggcAAGAATCAATCTGGCAGATGTGCACGGAGATGACGAAAAGGAAGTTCCTTTTGGCAAGCTTCGGTTTGAAGTTTCGAAAAATGCTGAGGATACCACACTCCACTTCGGATTCTATGAATTGTGGTCTGGAGGATGGAAGGGAGGTTTACGAATTCATGAGGCTGTAGTTGAAAAAATGCCAGATTGA